One Glycine max cultivar Williams 82 chromosome 3, Glycine_max_v4.0, whole genome shotgun sequence DNA window includes the following coding sequences:
- the LOC100776332 gene encoding pyruvate decarboxylase 2, translating to MNTNILGDCKSGNSDIGCPPNGTVSVIKNSVPATTNTSSDATLGRHLARRLVQVGVKDVFSVPGDFNLTLLDHLIAEPQLKNVGCCNELNAGYAADGYARCRGVGACVVTFTVGGLSVINAIAGAYSENLPLICIVGGPNTNDFGTNRILHHTIGSPDFSQELRCFQTVTCYQAVVNNIEDAHEMIDTAISTCLKESKPVYISISCNLPGIPHPTFSREPVPFSLSPKLSNKMGLEAAVEAAAEFLNKAVKPVMVGGPKLRVAKACDAFVELADSCGYPFAVMPSAKGLVPEHHPHFIGTFWGAVSTAFCAEIVESADAYLFAGPIFNDYSSVGYSLLLKKEKAILVLPDRVVISNGPTFGCVLMMDFLKELAKRLKHNNTAYENYSRIFVPDGKPLKAEPREPLRVNVLFKHVQDMLSSETAVIAETGDSWFNCQKLKLPKGCGYEFQMQYGSIGWSVGATLGYAQAVPEKRVISCIGDGSFQVTAQDVSTMLRNEQKSIIFLINNGGYTIEVEIHDGPYNVIKNWNYTGLVDAIHNGEGKCWTTKVTCEEELVEAIQTATGVKKDCLCFIEVIVHKDDTSKELLEWGSRVCAANGRPPNPQ from the exons ATGAACACTAACATCCTCGGCGACTGCAAGTCCGGAAACAGTGACATCGGGTGTCCCCCGAATGGCACCGTCTCGGTGATCAAGAACTCCGTCCCTGCCACCACAAACACCTCCTCGGACGCCACGTTGGGACGTCACCTGGCTCGAAGACTAGTCCAG GTGGGTGTGAAGGACGTTTTCTCCGTGCCAGGTGACTTTAACCTCACCCTCCTCGACCACCTCATCGCGGAGCCGCAGTTGAAAAACGTTGGATGCTGCAACGAACTTAATGCTGGATACGCTGCGGACGGCTACGCGCGGTGCAGGGGCGTGGGCGCGTGTGTTGTCACGTTTACTGTGGGAGGGTTGAGTGTGATAAACGCGATTGCGGGCGCGTACAGTGAGAACCTTCCGCTGATTTGTATCGTTGGTGGGCCCAACACGAACGACTTTGGTACTAACAGGATCTTGCATCACACCATTGGGTCGCCAGATTTCAGCCAAGAGCTCAGGTGCTTCCAAACAGTTACTTGCTATCAG GCTGTGGTGAATAACATAGAAGATGCACATGAAATGATTGATACTGCGATCTCAACCTGTCTGAAAGAAAGCAAGCCTGTGTACATAAGCATAAGTTGTAACTTGCCTGGCATTCCTCACCCCACATTCAGTCGTGAGCCAGTTCCATTTTCTCTGTCTCCAAA ATTGAGTAACAAGATGGGGTTGGAGGCAGCAGTGGAAGCAGCAGCAGAGTTCCTAAACAAGGCAGTGAAGCCTGTAATGGTTGGTGGTCCAAAATTAAGGGTGGCTAAGGCATGtgatgcatttgttgaacttgcTGATTCATGTGGTTATCCATTTGCTGTGATGCCATCAGCCAAGGGACTAGTTCCTGAGCACCATCCCCACTTCATTGGCACATTCTGGGGTGCTGTTAGCACCGCATTCTGCGCTGAGATCGTCGAATCCGCTGATGCATACCTGTTTGCTGGCCCCATTTTCAATGACTACAGCTCTGTTGGGTACTCACTCCTCCTCAAGAAGGAGAAGGCCATCCTTGTGCTGCCAGACCGTGTTGTGATCTCGAACGGACCCACGTTCGGGTGTGTCCTCATGATGGATTTCCTCAAGGAACTAGCAAAGAGGCTCAAGCACAATAACACAGCTTATGAGAACTACTCCAGGATTTTTGTCCCTGATGGAAAGCCATTGAAGGCTGAACCCAGAGAGCCTTTAAGGGTTAATGTTCTGTTTAAGCATGTGCAAGATATGCTGTCTAGCGAAACTGCGGTGATTGCTGAGACAGGGGACTCTTGGTTTAACTGCCAGAAGCTGAAGTTGCCAAAGGGGTGTGG GTATGAGTTCCAAATGCAATATGGTTCAATTGGTTGGTCTGTTGGTGCAACTCTTGGTTATGCTCAGGCTGTTCCTGAGAAGAGAGTGATTTCTTGCATTGGTGATGGAAGCTTTCAG GTGACAGCTCAGGATGTGTCCACAATGCTGAGAAATGAGCAGAAGAGCATCATCTTCCTGATAAACAATGGTGGATACACTATTGAAGTTGAAATTCATGATGGGCCATACAACGTGATTAAAAACTGGAACTACACTGGCTTGGTTGATGCAATCCACAATGGTGAAGGAAAATGCTGGACCACTAAG GTTACATGTGAAGAAGAGCTTGTTGAGGCAATTCAGACAGCAACAGGAGTCAAGAAGGATTGCTTGTGCTTCATTGAGGTAATTGTTCACAAGGATGACACAAGCAAAGAATTGCTTGAATGGGGCTCTAGGGTTTGTGCTGCTAACGGTCGTCCTCCCAATCCTCAGTGA